One window of the Rosa rugosa chromosome 3, drRosRugo1.1, whole genome shotgun sequence genome contains the following:
- the LOC133735815 gene encoding uncharacterized protein LOC133735815 has protein sequence MSAVVEVWVSELGKLKEKVGAKKRFLWSSKKVKHAEGGDEGTVDQQQQPAVAAAAHEGAEMETTVRKERRNSSTLSEATVCMLMDRFVPW, from the coding sequence ATGTCTGCAGTGGTGGAGGTATGGGTGAGCGAGCTGGGGAAGCTGAAGGAGAAGGTTGGGGCCAAGAAGCGGTTTCTGTGGTCGTCGAAAAAGGTGAAACACGCTGAAGGAGGAGATGAGGGTACGGTTGATCAGCAACAACAACCAGCTGTAGCTGCTGCAGCTCATGAAGGTGCGGAGATGGAGACTACGGTTAGAAAAGAGAGGAGGAACTCTTCTACGCTTTCTGAGGCCACTGTTTGTATGCTCATGGACCGTTTTGTTCCTTGGTGA
- the LOC133735813 gene encoding extra-large guanine nucleotide-binding protein 1-like, translated as MAAAVMRKLSAALASKGADFDVESYEDLSAELEYSFAVEYQGPPVGYEIPHAFPIDIHRIPTAAPVSSPALLHNLSLPIIQPIAKSSQSRKVRVESKLGDEVKAVLDSGEEKGVCSEVGSSGELGCGKLEGEVELGEDGGEGDWGSTDSGLSSRSVSSEVFSGREEAGVDEIVPHHVKRPSTVTFRDPDSNDIVVQEAEFNASDGDESLQVRPRVERNGKKGSCYRCGRGNKFTEKEVCIVCGAKYCFDCVLRAMGSMPEGRKCVTCIRFGIDESRRGSIGKSSRMLWRLLTKAQVEVVMKAEISCQANQLPGNLVFVNDEPLTQEELSRLQGCRNPPKNLKPGSYWYDNVSGFWGKVGRRPCQVISPQLNVGGHLRENASNGDTKIMINGRVITKLEVFMLQMAGVPCEGKLNYWVNADGSYQEEGMNNVKGKIWDTKIKLVCTILSLPIPSEPTIPPPAEEDRNFIEEKLLDKLVLVGYHKSGSSTIFKQAKFLYNVPFCEDERQNIKFMIQSRLYSYLGILLEGREWFEEESLVENRKGELRDEPGPSGITSQLDSKTTYTIGPRLKSFADWLLKNMISGTLEAIFPAATREYAPFVEELWNDPAIQATYNRRNELEMLPRQATYFLNRAVEISRTDYEPSDMDILYAEGITSSNSLNTMEFSLTRSSQRSDLDSIYQLNPSQRYQLIRVHSLGGSCKLLEMFEDVDMVIFCVALTDYDEFCEDASGVSINKMMASKQLFESIATHPAFDQKHFLLILNKFDLLEEKIDQVSLTRCEWFNDFNPATSHNPNSSNNNSNNPTLAHRAFQYIAMKFKRLFHTQTDRKLFVSQVTALEPDTVDEALRYASEILRCEEEVPRLINEFSSASIDASSTV; from the exons ATGGCTGCTGCGGTTATGAGGAAGCTGAGTGCTGCTTTGGCTTCAAAAGGTGCTGATTTTGATGTCGAGAGTTACGAAGATTTGAGCGCGGAGTTGGAATACTCGTTTGCAGTGGAGTACCAAGGTCCTCCGGTGGGTTATGAAATCCCACATGCGTTTCCGATTGACATTCACCGAATCCCGACTGCTGCTCCGGTTTCTTCACCGGCGCTGTTGCACAATCTGTCGCTGCCGATCATCCAGCCCATTGCGAAGTCCAGTCAGAGCAGGAAGGTCAGAGTAGAGTCTAAACTTGGGGATGAAGTAAAGGCGGTTCTTGATTCAGGTGAAGAGAAGGGTGTGTGTAGTGAAGTTGGGAGCTCTGGAGAATTGGGTTGTGGAAAGTTGGAGGGGGAGGTGGAGTTGGGTGAGGATGGTGGAGAAGGTGATTGGGGATCAACAGACTCTGGGTTGAGCTCAAGAAGTGTTTCCTCTGAGGTTTTCTCTGGCAGAGAGGAAGCTGGTGTGGATGAGATTGTTCCTCACCATGTGAAAAGGCCATCGACTGTGACGTTTCGCGATCCGGATTCAAATGACATAGTTGTGCAGGAAGCGGAGTTCAATGCCTCTGATGGGGATGAGAGTTTGCAAGTGAGGCCGAGGGTGGAGAGGAATGGGAAGAAGGGGTCGTGCTATCGATGTGGGAGAGggaacaagttcactgagaaggAGGTGTGCATTGTTTGTGGTGCAAAGTATTGCTTTGATTGTGTGCTGAGGGCAATGGGGTCAATGCCGGAAGGAAGGAAATGTGTTACTTGCATTCGGTTTGGGATTGATGAGTCGAGGCGAGGGAGTATTGGCAAGTCTTCTAGGATGCTCTGGCGGCTTCTGACTAAGGCGCAAGTGGAAGTGGTCATGAAAGCTGAGATATCATGCCAAGCAAATCAACTGCCAGGCAATCTTGTCTTCGTGAACGACGAGCCTCTTACACAAGAAGAGCTCTCTAGATTGCAAGGTTGCAGAAACCCTCCAAAAAATCTAAAACCAGGATCTTATTGGTATGATAATGTATCTGGCTTTTGGGGAAAG GTTGGGCGTAGGCCTTGCCAAGTTATAAGCCCCCAGCTGAATGTTGGGGGCCATTTAAGGGAAAATGCTAGTAATGGGGACACAAAAATAATGATAAACGGTCGAGTGATCACCAAGTTAGAGGTCTTCATGCTGCAG ATGGCAGGAGTGCCATGTGAAGGAAAACTCAACTACTGGGTGAATGCAGATGGATCCTATCAGGAAGAGGGAATGAATAACGTCAAAGGAAAGATATGGGACACG AAAATAAAGCTGGTTTGTACTATCTTGTCTCTACCAATTCCTTCTGAACCTACAATTCCTCCTCCTGCGGAAGAAGACAGAAACTTTATTGAAGAGAAACTGCTCGACAAACTTGTTTTAGTTGGGTATCATAAATCTGGCTCAAGCACTATATTTAAACAG GCAAAGTTTTTGTATAATGTTCCTTTTTGTGAAGATGAGCGCCAAAATATTAAGTTCATGATCCAAAGCAGATTGTACAGTTATCTTGGTATACTGCTTGAGGGGCGTGAATGGTTTGAAGAAGAAAGTTTGGTTGAAAACAGAAAAGGAGAGCTTCGAGATGAACCTGGTCCTTCAG GAATTACAAGCCAGCTGGACAGTAAAACAACGTATACCATTGGCCCGAGACTGAAATCTTTTGCAGATTGGCTACTAAAGAATATGATATCAGGTACTTTGGAAGCCATATTTCCTGCGGCTACTCGTGAATATGCACCGTTTGTTGAGGAGTTGTGGAATGATCCAGCTATTCAAGCCACATACAACCGGAGGAATGAATTAGAAATGCTACCCAGACAAGCTACATATTTTCTTAATCGG GCTGTAGAAATTTCAAGGACCGATTATGAGCCCTCAGACATGGACATCTTGTACGCAGAGGGAATTACCTCGTCCAACAGCCTTAATACCATGGAATTTTCATTGACTAGATCATCTCAACGTAGCGATCTGGACTCTATCTATCAGCTTAATCCTTCGCAAAG GTATCAGCTCATTAGAGTGCATAGCCTTGGAGGAAGTTGCAAGTTGCTGGagatgtttgaagatgttgaTATGGTCATATTTTGTGTTGCTTTGACAGACTACGATGAGTTTTGTGAAGATGCTAGTGGGGTATCCATAAACAAGATGATGGCAAGTAAGCAGCTGTTTGAAAGTATTGCAACTCATCCGGCTTTTGATCAGAAACACTTCCTTCTGATACTCAACAAGTTTGATCTGCTCGAAGAAAAGATTGACCAAGTCTCTCTCACTCGATGCGAATGGTTTAATGACTTCAATCCAGCAACCAGTCATAATCCCAACAGTAGTAATAATAACAGTAATAATCCTACACTGGCTCATCGAGCCTTTCAGTATATTGCAATGAAGTTCAAAAGACTATTTCATACCCAAACAGATAGAAAGTTGTTTGTCTCCCAAGTTACTGCATTAGAGCCTGATACTGTAGATGAAGCTCTCAGATATGCTAGTGAGATTCTAAGATGTGAGGAAGAGGTACCCAGATTAATTAATGAGTTCTCTTCGGCTAGCATTGATGCCAGTTCTACAGTTTAA
- the LOC133737247 gene encoding protein FAR1-RELATED SEQUENCE 5-like — MVGKSFNTLEEADSFYYDYAHTIGFSVRKDVMRRSTKTDVISERQWCCSGKGKRRMMENIITLPPKHTHSKDVMRRSTKTDVISERQWCCSGKGKRRMMENIVTLPPNRWCLARLRVVYCPVMMRYRVTRFEAEHNHKLIPNTYSHLLRSRRNCMPSHVAHVMALRKVSVPTCHTYEYMMDQAGGYVNVGFRAKDLYNKLDATRREIMFEGDTEAALAYLNGKCDGDPRFFCRFSVDEDNRLCNLFWRDSTALIDYGCFGDVLLFDSTYNTNCYEKPLVLFVGCSNHLSSVVFGCALLMDETIELYTWVLETFLSSMDGKQPKAVLTDGDQAMRSALERVLPGCPHRLCSWHIGKNVTANIKCPKLSKVFRRLMWDQLTPHQFETRWASMIEEHSPTNAGWFATMYKKLERWAETYCRGYFFAKMRSTQCCEGTNWYVKDYLKRGIKLVELVPIIYRAHCRLRNRLKELDYDSINSTHVLTTQLRELEKHAANTYTDNVFYLVWK, encoded by the coding sequence ATGGTTGGGAAGTCTTTCAATACCCTGGAGGAAGCTGACAGTTTTTATTACGATTATGCCCACACCATTGGGTTTAGTGTTCGGAAGGATGTAATGCGAAGGTCGACTAAGACGGATGTCATCTCAGAAAGGCAATGGTGTTGTTCTGGGAAGGGAAAGAGACGGATGATGGAGAACATTATCACCCTACCACCAAAGCACACTCACTCGAAGGATGTAATGCGAAGGTCGACTAAGACGGATGTCATCTCAGAGAGGCAATGGTGTTGTTCTGGGAAGGGAAAGAGACGGATGATGGAGAACATTGTCACCCTACCACCAAATAGATGGTGTCTGGCTCGTCTCCGCGTCGTGTACTGTCCCGTGATGATGAGATACAGAGTTACGAGGTTCGAAGCAGAACACAATCACAAATTGATACCAAACACATATTCTCATTTGTTGCGGTCACGTCGTAATTGTATGCCTTCACATGTGGCCCATGTAATGGCCCTTAGAAAGGTTTCGGTTCCAACATGTCATACTTACGAATATATGATGGACCAAGCAGGGGGTTACGTGAATGTAGGATTTAGGGCAAAGGATCTGTACAATAAGCTGGATGCCACACGTAGGGAAATTATGTTTGAAGGCGACACTGAAGCCGCTCTTGCATACTTGAATGGCAAATGTGATGGGGATCCAAGGTTCTTTTGCAGATTTAGTGTTGACGAGGACAATCGATTGTGCAACCTTTTTTGGAGAGACTCCACAGCCTTGATTGATTATGGTTGTTTTGGAGATGTGTTATTATTTGATAGCACATACAACACAAATTGTTATGAGAAGCCGCTGGTTCTCTTTGTTGGATGTAGCAACCACCTCAGCAGCGTGGTTTTTGGATGTGCTTTATTGATGGACGAGACTATTGAGTTGTATACATGGGTGTTAGAGACGTTTTTGTCATCCATGGATGGAAAACAACCAAAAGCAGTCCTAACTGATGGTGATCAGGCAATGCGATCTGCATTAGAGAGGGTCCTACCTGGATGTCCTCACCGCTTATGTTCTTGGCACATAGGCAAGAACGTTACTGCTAACATTAAATGCCCGAAACTGTCGAAAGTGTTTCGGAGGTTGATGTGGGATCAATTAACCCCTCATCAGTTTGAGACAAGGTGGGCTAGCATGATAGAGGAACACTCTCCTACAAATGCTGGTTGGTTTGCCACAATGTACAAAAAGCTTGAAAGATGGGCCGAAACTTATTGCCGAGGCTACTTTTTTGCAAAAATGAGGAGCACCCAATGTTGTGAGGGCACGAATTGGTATGTGAAGGATTACTTGAAGCGAGGAATAAAATTGGTAGAGTTGGTCCCAATCATTTACAGAGCACATTGCAGGCTAAGAAACAGGTTGAAGGAGCTGGATTATGACTCTATCAATTCAACGCATGTGCTAACGACGCAGCTGAGGGAGTTGGAGAAGCACGCTGCCAACACGTATACAGATAATGTATTCTATCTTGTATGGAAATAG